Proteins encoded by one window of Microbacterium testaceum:
- a CDS encoding alpha-mannosidase yields the protein MHDRTALIEMRIERFVRERLAPAVYRDRQPLEISAWEAPGEPVTFDEARDAEYRPFAIGTPWGRAWGTTWFAVSGEIPAAWRDDSGVLPAGTVAEFVVDLGFTAGQSGFQCEALIWNRDGAPIKGISPFNNATAAAIDADGRIDVLVEAASNPDVGSLFTFEPTPVGDPATAGDAPLYVLREMSIGLRDIAVWELLQDFRLLHGLLAELDATSARRATLLEGMDAAIDAVDPHDVAGTAQAGRDVLAPLLAAPAASSAHVLHAVGHAHIDSAWLWPVRETARKVSRTFSNVLSLMDEDPEFVFASSSAQQFAWMKEHYPALWERLKARVAEGRFVPVGGMWVESDTNMVGGEAMARQFLEGKTFFLEEFGIDTEEVWLPDSFGYSGALPQIMKAAGARWFLTQKISWNETNRIPHHTFRWEGIDGSRIFTHFPPVDKYNSEVTAADLAHAERNFADKGRARTSLLPYGFGDGGGGPTREMTATIARTGSLEGAPIVKHSTPREFFETAEAEYADPAVWAGELYLEFHRGTYTSQLRTKQGNRRSEHLLREAELWAATATVRTGAEYPAEAFQRLWRLVLLQQFHDILPGTSIAWVHRDAERNYAAISTELEQIIADSLRALVGEGDRTLLANATPHSRAGSPALGIAAAPSLRDVTPRAEGDGFVLDNGIIHAVIDARGLLISLVDVVTGREVVPAGQVAGLFEIFRDTPTQWDAWDIDETYRRHATALDGADAVRADGDAVVVERTVGDSTIVERIALAAGSRTVRLSLDIDWHEQQKLLKLGIPVDVHTDRAASEIQFGHITRPTHTNTSWDAARFETAAHRWVRVAEPDFGVAVTNDSTYGHDITRHERDGGGTFSLVRLSLIRSAIFPDPGQDQGAHHLEVGIVVGADVLDAVAEGYRTNLPLRVVTDAARESVAPLVSIDAPGVVVEAVKLAQDGSGDVVVRLYEALGERTQARLEAGFDVARVSETDLLERDLEAAAVTAVQGGVVDLELRPFHLVTLRLSR from the coding sequence ATGCACGACCGCACCGCGCTCATCGAGATGCGTATCGAACGCTTCGTCCGCGAGCGTCTCGCCCCCGCCGTCTACCGCGACCGTCAGCCCCTCGAGATCTCGGCGTGGGAGGCCCCCGGCGAGCCGGTCACCTTCGACGAGGCTCGGGATGCCGAATACCGCCCCTTCGCGATCGGAACGCCGTGGGGCCGGGCGTGGGGGACGACCTGGTTCGCCGTGTCGGGGGAGATCCCCGCCGCGTGGCGCGACGACTCGGGAGTCCTTCCCGCGGGCACCGTCGCCGAGTTCGTCGTCGACCTCGGGTTCACGGCCGGGCAGAGCGGTTTCCAGTGCGAAGCGCTGATCTGGAACCGCGACGGGGCCCCGATCAAGGGCATCTCGCCGTTCAACAACGCCACCGCCGCCGCGATCGACGCCGACGGTCGGATCGACGTCCTCGTCGAGGCCGCGTCGAACCCCGACGTGGGGAGCCTCTTCACGTTCGAGCCGACCCCGGTCGGCGACCCCGCGACGGCGGGCGACGCCCCCCTCTACGTCTTGCGCGAGATGTCGATCGGACTCCGCGATATCGCGGTGTGGGAACTCCTGCAGGACTTTCGCCTGCTCCACGGTCTGCTGGCCGAGCTCGACGCGACCTCGGCGCGCCGCGCGACCCTCCTCGAGGGGATGGATGCCGCGATCGACGCGGTCGATCCCCACGACGTCGCCGGGACCGCACAGGCCGGTCGTGACGTGCTCGCTCCGCTGCTCGCCGCGCCCGCGGCATCCAGCGCCCATGTCCTTCACGCGGTGGGCCACGCCCACATCGACTCGGCGTGGCTCTGGCCGGTGCGCGAGACCGCCCGCAAGGTGTCGCGCACCTTCAGCAACGTGCTCTCGCTGATGGACGAAGACCCCGAGTTCGTCTTCGCCAGTTCGTCGGCGCAGCAGTTCGCGTGGATGAAGGAGCATTACCCGGCGCTGTGGGAGCGACTCAAGGCGCGCGTCGCCGAGGGACGCTTCGTGCCGGTGGGCGGCATGTGGGTCGAGTCCGACACCAACATGGTCGGCGGCGAGGCGATGGCCCGCCAGTTCTTGGAGGGCAAGACCTTCTTCCTCGAGGAGTTCGGCATCGACACCGAAGAGGTGTGGCTGCCCGACTCCTTCGGATACAGCGGCGCCCTGCCGCAGATCATGAAGGCCGCGGGAGCCCGCTGGTTCCTCACGCAGAAGATCTCGTGGAACGAGACGAACCGCATCCCGCACCACACCTTCCGGTGGGAGGGAATCGACGGGTCGCGCATCTTCACCCACTTCCCGCCGGTGGACAAGTACAACTCCGAGGTCACGGCGGCCGACCTCGCGCACGCCGAGCGCAATTTCGCCGACAAGGGCCGGGCGCGCACCTCGCTCCTTCCCTACGGCTTCGGCGACGGCGGCGGCGGCCCCACCCGCGAGATGACCGCGACGATCGCGCGCACGGGCTCGCTGGAGGGCGCCCCGATCGTGAAGCACTCGACCCCGCGGGAGTTCTTCGAGACGGCCGAGGCCGAGTACGCCGACCCGGCCGTGTGGGCGGGGGAGCTGTACCTCGAGTTCCACCGCGGCACCTACACCAGCCAGCTGCGCACCAAGCAGGGCAACCGCCGCAGCGAGCACCTGCTGCGCGAGGCGGAGCTGTGGGCGGCCACCGCGACCGTCCGCACCGGGGCGGAATACCCCGCCGAGGCGTTCCAGCGCCTGTGGCGCCTGGTGCTGCTGCAGCAGTTCCACGACATCCTGCCCGGCACCTCGATCGCCTGGGTGCACCGCGACGCCGAGCGCAACTACGCGGCCATCTCGACCGAGCTCGAGCAGATCATCGCCGACAGCCTGCGGGCGCTCGTCGGCGAGGGCGACCGTACCCTGCTCGCCAACGCCACGCCTCATTCCCGAGCGGGCTCCCCGGCCCTGGGCATCGCAGCGGCGCCGAGCCTTCGCGACGTGACCCCGCGCGCCGAGGGTGACGGATTCGTGCTCGACAACGGCATCATCCACGCCGTGATCGATGCCCGGGGGCTGCTCATCTCGCTCGTCGACGTGGTGACCGGCCGCGAGGTCGTTCCCGCGGGCCAGGTCGCGGGGCTGTTCGAGATCTTCCGCGACACCCCCACGCAGTGGGACGCGTGGGACATCGACGAGACCTACCGCCGGCACGCCACCGCCCTCGACGGCGCCGACGCGGTGCGCGCCGACGGTGACGCGGTCGTCGTGGAGCGTACGGTCGGCGACTCGACGATCGTGGAGCGCATCGCGCTCGCCGCGGGCTCCCGCACGGTGCGTCTCTCGCTCGACATCGACTGGCACGAACAGCAGAAGCTGCTCAAGCTCGGCATCCCCGTGGACGTCCACACCGACCGCGCAGCATCCGAGATCCAGTTCGGTCACATCACGCGCCCGACGCACACGAACACCTCGTGGGACGCCGCCCGCTTCGAGACCGCCGCGCACCGCTGGGTGCGCGTCGCCGAACCGGACTTCGGTGTCGCCGTGACCAACGATTCGACCTACGGACACGACATCACCCGTCACGAGCGGGACGGCGGGGGCACTTTCTCGCTCGTGCGCCTCTCTCTCATCCGCTCGGCGATCTTCCCCGACCCCGGGCAGGACCAGGGCGCGCATCACCTCGAGGTGGGCATCGTCGTGGGGGCCGACGTGCTCGACGCTGTCGCGGAGGGTTACCGCACGAACCTTCCCCTGCGGGTCGTGACGGATGCCGCGCGCGAGAGCGTGGCGCCCCTGGTGTCAATCGATGCCCCCGGTGTCGTCGTCGAGGCCGTCAAGCTCGCGCAGGACGGGTCGGGAGACGTCGTCGTACGTCTCTACGAAGCGCTGGGGGAACGCACGCAGGCCCGGCTCGAGGCCGGCTTCGACGTCGCCCGCGTGAGCGAGACCGATCTCCTGGAGCGCGACCTGGAGGCCGCGGCGGTGACCGCCGTGCAGGGCGGGGTCGTGGATCTGGAGCTGCGCCCGTTCCACCTGGTGACGCTGCGTCTGTCGCGCTGA
- the pta gene encoding phosphate acetyltransferase has product MTQSIYITSAEGHSGKSSVALGVLDALSRVTPRAGVFRPIARSTAERDYVLEMLLDHDSVDLAYDDCVGVTYDDVRDDADAALARIVERYKAVEAQCDAVVIIGSDYTDVGSPAELAYNARIAANLGAPVLLVLGGRAQQGHSETLGMSVARTPNEVGQIASLAVSELQHERAALFAVIANRADPDHLDEITASVRQVVDALPVGAPADRRSVPVWALPEDRFLIAPSVRGVLRSVEGELIKGDPALLTREVLDVVVAGMSMVNVLPRLKESAVVVIPADRSEVLIAALLANASGTFPSLAGIVLNGGFELPDAIVRLIDGLGSPLPIIATDLGTYDTAVRIMNTRGRLAADSQHRYDTALALFERHVDTELLTRELGVARPSVVTPLMFEYGLVDRARSDKRRIVLPEGGDDRVLRAAATVLSRGIADLTILGEPIEVRGRAIELGIDIRDAEVLSPFDAVHVDKFATEYARLRAHKGVTYAQAADTVTDVSYFGTLMVHLGLADGMVSGAAHTTAHTIRPAFEIIKTAPGVSVVSSVFLMALADRVLVYGDCAVIPDPTSEQLADIAVSSAATAEQFGIAPRVAMLSYSTGESGTGADVEKVRTATALVRERAPELLVEGPIQYDAAADAAVARAKMPDSEVAGRATVFVFPDLNTGNNTYKAVQRSAGAVAIGPVLQGLNKPINDLSRGALVDDIVNTIAITAIQAQGGTQ; this is encoded by the coding sequence GTGACGCAGAGCATCTACATCACGTCGGCCGAAGGTCATTCGGGCAAGTCCTCCGTGGCTCTGGGCGTGCTCGACGCCCTCAGCCGTGTCACCCCGCGCGCGGGGGTGTTCCGGCCCATCGCGCGCTCCACCGCCGAACGCGACTACGTGCTCGAGATGCTGCTCGACCACGACAGCGTCGACCTCGCCTACGACGACTGCGTGGGGGTGACCTACGACGACGTGCGCGACGACGCCGATGCCGCGCTGGCCCGCATCGTCGAGCGCTACAAGGCCGTCGAGGCTCAGTGCGACGCGGTCGTCATCATCGGTAGCGATTACACCGACGTCGGCAGCCCCGCAGAGCTCGCCTACAACGCCCGCATCGCGGCGAACCTCGGCGCCCCCGTGCTGCTCGTGCTCGGCGGTCGCGCGCAGCAGGGTCATAGCGAGACGCTGGGCATGTCGGTCGCGCGCACCCCGAACGAGGTCGGGCAGATCGCCTCGCTCGCCGTCTCCGAGCTGCAGCACGAGCGGGCCGCGCTCTTCGCCGTGATCGCCAACCGCGCCGATCCCGACCACCTCGACGAGATCACGGCATCCGTGCGTCAGGTCGTCGACGCGCTTCCGGTCGGGGCTCCGGCCGACCGTCGCAGCGTGCCCGTGTGGGCCCTCCCCGAAGACCGCTTCCTCATCGCCCCTTCGGTGCGCGGCGTGCTGCGCTCGGTCGAGGGCGAGCTCATCAAGGGCGACCCGGCTCTGTTGACCCGCGAGGTCCTCGATGTCGTCGTCGCCGGCATGTCGATGGTCAACGTGCTGCCGCGACTCAAGGAGTCGGCGGTCGTGGTCATCCCGGCCGACCGCAGCGAGGTGCTCATCGCCGCCCTGCTGGCCAACGCCTCGGGCACGTTCCCCTCGCTCGCGGGCATCGTGCTCAACGGCGGGTTCGAGCTACCCGACGCGATCGTGCGCCTGATCGACGGCCTCGGCTCGCCCCTGCCGATCATCGCGACCGACCTCGGCACCTACGACACCGCGGTGCGCATCATGAACACGCGCGGTCGCCTCGCCGCCGACTCGCAGCACCGGTACGACACCGCGCTCGCGCTCTTCGAGCGCCACGTCGACACCGAGCTGCTCACGCGCGAGCTGGGCGTCGCCCGCCCGAGCGTCGTCACCCCGCTCATGTTCGAGTACGGCCTCGTCGACCGCGCCCGCAGCGACAAGCGCCGCATCGTGCTGCCCGAGGGAGGCGACGACCGCGTCCTGCGCGCCGCCGCCACCGTGCTCTCGCGCGGCATCGCCGACCTCACGATCCTCGGCGAACCGATCGAGGTGCGCGGGCGCGCGATCGAGCTCGGCATCGACATCCGCGACGCCGAGGTGCTCAGCCCCTTCGACGCCGTGCACGTCGACAAGTTCGCCACCGAGTACGCGCGGCTCCGCGCCCATAAGGGCGTCACCTACGCCCAGGCCGCCGACACCGTGACCGACGTGTCGTACTTCGGCACGCTCATGGTGCACCTGGGCCTCGCCGACGGCATGGTCTCGGGGGCCGCGCACACCACGGCGCACACGATCCGCCCCGCCTTCGAGATCATCAAGACCGCCCCGGGCGTCTCGGTCGTCTCGAGCGTGTTCCTCATGGCCCTCGCCGATCGCGTGCTCGTCTACGGCGACTGCGCCGTCATCCCCGACCCCACGAGTGAACAGCTTGCCGACATCGCGGTGTCGTCGGCGGCCACGGCCGAGCAGTTCGGCATCGCGCCGCGCGTGGCCATGCTGTCGTACTCTACGGGCGAGTCGGGCACCGGAGCAGACGTCGAGAAGGTCCGCACCGCGACCGCCCTGGTGCGCGAGCGTGCGCCCGAACTGCTCGTCGAGGGGCCCATCCAGTACGACGCCGCGGCAGACGCCGCCGTCGCGCGGGCCAAGATGCCCGACTCCGAGGTCGCCGGTCGGGCGACGGTGTTCGTCTTCCCCGACCTCAACACGGGCAACAACACCTACAAGGCCGTGCAGCGCTCGGCCGGCGCGGTGGCCATCGGCCCCGTGCTGCAGGGCCTGAACAAACCCATCAACGACCTCTCGCGCGGCGCCCTCGTCGACGACATCGTCAACACCATCGCCATCACGGCGATCCAGGCCCAGGGGGGCACCCAGTGA
- a CDS encoding carbohydrate ABC transporter permease, whose product MTTATLPEVTGARVRSARRAPARKKASLSSPHTRTLRVVANTLLIVVGILFVVPLVWLVTASLDAQPTLAIKMPEVVTLDNFAAVMKPDLLFQPLWNSVLLAGGTSIATVVLASLAAYPLSRYKMRVGKPFLYAVLFGTCLPITAIMVPVYSLFVQLNLIDSIGGTILFLTASALPIAIWMMKNFMDGVPVELEHAAWMDGAGSMRTLVQIVLPLMRPGIAVVFIFTFIQAWGNFFVPFVLLLSPDYQPAAVSIFNFFGSFGAVAYGQLAAYSIVYSLPVLGLYVLVQRGLGGPSALAGAVKG is encoded by the coding sequence ATGACCACCGCCACCCTCCCCGAGGTGACCGGAGCGCGCGTCCGATCGGCCCGCCGCGCTCCCGCGCGCAAGAAGGCGTCGCTGTCGTCGCCGCACACGCGCACCCTCCGCGTCGTCGCCAACACGCTGCTGATCGTGGTCGGCATCTTGTTCGTGGTCCCGCTCGTGTGGCTCGTGACGGCCTCGCTCGACGCGCAGCCCACGCTGGCGATCAAGATGCCCGAGGTCGTCACCCTCGACAACTTCGCGGCCGTGATGAAGCCCGACCTGCTTTTCCAGCCCCTGTGGAACAGCGTGCTGCTGGCCGGGGGCACCTCGATCGCCACGGTCGTGCTCGCCTCGCTGGCGGCCTACCCGCTCTCGCGGTACAAGATGCGCGTCGGCAAGCCCTTCCTGTACGCGGTGCTGTTCGGCACGTGCCTTCCGATCACGGCGATCATGGTGCCCGTCTACAGCCTGTTCGTCCAGCTCAACCTGATCGACTCGATCGGCGGCACGATCCTCTTCCTCACCGCGAGCGCCCTGCCGATCGCGATCTGGATGATGAAGAACTTCATGGACGGCGTGCCCGTCGAGCTCGAGCACGCGGCCTGGATGGACGGGGCGGGGTCGATGCGCACGCTCGTGCAGATCGTGCTGCCCCTCATGCGCCCGGGCATCGCGGTGGTGTTCATCTTCACCTTCATCCAGGCGTGGGGGAACTTCTTCGTCCCCTTCGTGCTGCTGCTCAGCCCCGACTACCAGCCGGCCGCCGTCAGCATCTTCAACTTCTTCGGGTCGTTCGGAGCCGTGGCCTACGGCCAGCTCGCGGCCTACTCGATCGTCTACTCCCTCCCGGTGCTCGGCCTGTACGTCCTCGTGCAGCGCGGACTCGGCGGCCCGTCGGCTCTCGCCGGCGCGGTCAAGGGCTGA
- a CDS encoding DeoR/GlpR family DNA-binding transcription regulator, with product MLAAARRHALLDRLRRDGRLVVKDIAVEWGLSEDSIRRDLRELDAAGLAVRVYGGALPASPAVADYSARREVARGSKERVAAAAVALIEPGCTVLLDGGTTTLAMVDLMPRSFGGTIITHSPTIAAALLDHDAEVIVLGGRLFKHSAVACGAAAMEAAQSVSADLFFLGVTGVHPETGLSTGDAEEAAMKRALAVRAAETFVLASEEKLGTASRFGILPLDGVSGIIADLDPDAALAGDLRSAGARILSAHRS from the coding sequence ATGCTCGCCGCCGCCCGCAGACACGCTCTGCTCGACCGGCTCCGGCGCGACGGGCGTCTCGTCGTGAAGGACATCGCCGTCGAGTGGGGACTCTCCGAAGACAGCATTCGCCGAGATCTTCGAGAATTGGATGCCGCGGGCCTCGCGGTCCGCGTCTACGGCGGGGCGCTCCCGGCGTCGCCGGCCGTCGCCGACTACTCCGCCCGTCGCGAGGTCGCTCGGGGGAGCAAAGAGCGCGTGGCCGCCGCCGCGGTCGCCCTCATCGAGCCCGGCTGCACCGTCCTGCTCGACGGGGGCACGACGACCCTGGCGATGGTCGACCTGATGCCACGCTCCTTCGGCGGCACGATCATCACGCACTCGCCGACGATCGCCGCCGCGCTCCTCGATCACGACGCCGAGGTCATCGTCCTCGGTGGGCGCCTCTTCAAGCATTCGGCGGTCGCCTGCGGAGCCGCGGCGATGGAAGCAGCGCAGAGCGTCAGCGCCGACCTCTTCTTCCTGGGTGTGACGGGGGTTCACCCCGAAACGGGACTGTCGACGGGGGATGCCGAGGAGGCGGCCATGAAGCGCGCGCTCGCGGTCCGCGCGGCCGAGACGTTCGTCCTCGCGAGCGAAGAGAAGCTCGGGACGGCGTCGCGCTTCGGAATCCTCCCGCTCGACGGGGTTTCCGGGATCATCGCCGACCTCGACCCCGACGCGGCGCTCGCCGGGGACCTCCGCTCGGCCGGTGCGCGCATCCTGTCCGCGCACCGCTCCTGA
- a CDS encoding HAD family hydrolase, with translation MTDSPDLPDLIAFEGVLFDLDGVLTPTAEVHMRAWKTMFDELFAAWKIEPAYTDRDYFEYVDGKKRYDGVASLLRSRDVEVPWGDPSDDPSEDTVCGVGNRKNVVFSEILRREGIAPYPGSVALLDVLQAAGTPIAVVSSSKNAVEVLEAAGIRDRFPVVMDGVIAERDHLSSKPAPDVFAEAARLLGVDPARSVAVEDALSGVQSAVAAGYGVVVGVDRGVGADDLRSAGATVVVDDLAAFVD, from the coding sequence GTGACCGACAGCCCCGACCTGCCTGACCTCATCGCGTTCGAGGGTGTGCTCTTCGATCTCGACGGCGTGCTCACGCCCACGGCCGAGGTGCACATGAGGGCCTGGAAGACCATGTTCGACGAGCTCTTCGCGGCGTGGAAGATCGAGCCGGCCTACACCGATCGCGACTACTTCGAGTACGTCGACGGCAAGAAGCGGTACGACGGGGTCGCGAGTCTGCTGCGCAGCCGCGACGTCGAGGTGCCGTGGGGCGACCCCTCCGACGATCCGTCCGAAGACACCGTGTGCGGGGTCGGCAACCGAAAGAATGTCGTCTTCTCCGAGATCCTCCGTCGCGAGGGGATCGCCCCCTACCCCGGGTCGGTCGCGCTCCTCGACGTGCTCCAGGCGGCGGGGACCCCCATCGCAGTGGTCTCGAGCTCGAAGAACGCCGTCGAGGTCCTCGAAGCCGCGGGCATCCGCGATCGCTTCCCCGTCGTGATGGACGGTGTCATCGCCGAGCGCGATCACCTCTCGTCGAAGCCCGCCCCCGATGTCTTCGCCGAAGCGGCTCGGCTGCTCGGGGTCGACCCCGCGCGGTCCGTGGCCGTCGAAGACGCGCTGAGCGGCGTGCAATCCGCCGTCGCCGCCGGCTACGGCGTCGTCGTGGGGGTCGACCGGGGCGTCGGAGCCGATGACCTCCGCTCCGCCGGGGCCACCGTGGTCGTCGACGACCTCGCCGCGTTCGTAGACTGA
- a CDS encoding NUDIX domain-containing protein — protein sequence MNDARPGTTVPDHRGRSGLHLTGLALDRNPRVEVTDVDLLAAGWHVLRATTFRYRGDDGEWTTLTRETYDRGNGATILLYDPDRRTVLLTRQFRYPAYVNDHRDGMLIETAAGLLDDDDPITAIRREAEEETRVRVDEVQHVFDVYMSPGSVTERLHFFAAAYDGAQREGDRGGLAEEDEEIEIVEYDIDVALAKIRDGSIQDAKTIMLLQWAVLDGPFARN from the coding sequence ATGAACGACGCTCGCCCCGGCACCACCGTCCCCGATCACCGCGGTCGCAGCGGGCTGCACCTCACGGGTCTCGCCCTCGACCGCAACCCGCGGGTGGAGGTCACCGACGTCGACCTCCTCGCGGCCGGCTGGCACGTGCTGCGGGCGACGACGTTCCGCTACCGCGGAGACGACGGCGAATGGACGACCCTCACGCGCGAGACCTACGACCGCGGCAACGGGGCGACGATCCTGCTCTACGACCCCGACCGGCGCACCGTTCTGCTCACCCGGCAGTTCCGCTACCCCGCCTACGTCAACGACCACCGCGACGGCATGCTCATCGAGACCGCCGCAGGCCTGCTCGACGACGACGATCCGATCACCGCGATCCGCCGCGAGGCCGAGGAGGAGACGCGGGTGCGGGTCGACGAGGTGCAGCACGTGTTCGACGTCTACATGAGCCCGGGATCGGTCACCGAACGCCTGCACTTCTTCGCCGCGGCCTACGACGGCGCCCAGCGCGAGGGCGATCGCGGGGGCCTTGCCGAGGAGGACGAAGAGATCGAGATCGTCGAGTACGACATCGACGTCGCGCTGGCGAAGATCCGCGACGGATCGATCCAGGATGCCAAGACCATCATGCTGCTGCAGTGGGCGGTGCTCGACGGGCCCTTCGCACGGAACTGA
- a CDS encoding carbohydrate ABC transporter permease, whose product MTALAQTGATGTDRRSRATTRGLRSSARALPLLPAALLLAVFLLGPILVSLWGSLTNATLSGSTAVASQFIGLDNYTQLFKAPDFPVAVVNTIVFVFFSAVIGQNILGLALALMMRSGNRVVTAVVGTIVVTAWVLPEIVAAFAAYAFFRDNGTLNVILGFFGLDPVSWLFTMPVLMVIFANIWRGTAFSMMVYSAALADVPPEITEAAEVDGASGIKRLFLITIPMIRSTIGTNSMIVTLQTLSVFTLIFVMTGGGPGTKSTTLPILAYQQGLKFGELGYGTAIATIMLLIGAIFSFFYVRALREEVSS is encoded by the coding sequence GTGACCGCCCTGGCTCAGACCGGGGCGACCGGAACCGACCGGAGGTCGCGCGCCACCACGCGCGGCCTCCGGTCCTCGGCCCGGGCGCTCCCGCTCCTTCCCGCAGCGCTGTTGCTCGCGGTGTTCCTGCTCGGACCGATCCTTGTGTCGCTGTGGGGCTCGCTCACCAATGCGACCCTGTCGGGCTCGACCGCCGTCGCGAGCCAGTTCATCGGCCTCGACAACTACACCCAGCTCTTCAAGGCCCCCGACTTCCCCGTGGCGGTCGTCAACACGATCGTGTTCGTGTTCTTCTCGGCCGTGATCGGTCAGAACATCCTGGGGCTGGCCCTGGCTCTCATGATGCGCTCGGGCAACCGCGTCGTCACCGCGGTCGTCGGCACGATCGTCGTCACCGCGTGGGTTCTGCCCGAGATCGTCGCGGCCTTCGCCGCGTACGCGTTCTTCCGCGACAACGGAACCCTGAACGTGATCCTCGGCTTCTTCGGTCTCGACCCCGTCAGCTGGCTCTTCACGATGCCGGTGCTCATGGTCATCTTCGCCAACATCTGGCGCGGGACGGCGTTCTCGATGATGGTCTACTCGGCGGCCCTCGCCGACGTGCCGCCCGAGATCACCGAGGCGGCCGAGGTAGACGGGGCGAGCGGCATCAAGCGCCTCTTCCTCATCACCATCCCCATGATTCGCTCGACCATCGGCACGAACTCGATGATCGTGACGCTGCAGACCCTGTCGGTCTTCACGCTGATCTTCGTCATGACCGGCGGTGGCCCCGGCACCAAGAGCACGACGCTGCCGATCCTCGCCTACCAGCAGGGTCTCAAGTTCGGCGAGCTCGGCTACGGCACCGCGATCGCCACGATCATGCTGCTCATCGGCGCGATCTTCTCGTTCTTCTACGTCCGCGCTCTGCGCGAGGAGGTCTCGTCATGA
- a CDS encoding acetate/propionate family kinase, which produces MSVVLVVNSGSSSFKYQLLDMAHERVLASGLVERIGEGTGVATHTLTAAALAAPDVPAPTVTDATYTIEREIPDHTAGFAVMLDAFAAHGPSLDEHAPVAVGHRVVHGGARFFAPTVVTPLVEINIDELSVLAPLHNPANLAGIVAAKKAFPDVPHVAVFDTAFHQSLAPEAYTYAIDREVAEAHRIRRYGFHGTSHKFVSEAAAAFVGRPLAELKQIVFHLGNGASVAAIEGGRSVDTSMGLTPLEGLVMGTRSGDLDPAVLLQLARRADMSTADLDTLLNKRSGLLGIAGVSDMRDIQQRREAGDPAARLAFDVYIHRLRAYAGAYLAQLNGVDVISFTAGVGENAAAVRAEAMATLGFAGVEIDAERNATRGRGIRRISTDASRVEVLVVPTDEELEIARQTLSVAS; this is translated from the coding sequence GTGAGCGTCGTCCTCGTCGTCAACAGCGGTTCGTCGTCGTTCAAGTACCAGTTGCTCGACATGGCGCACGAGCGCGTGCTGGCATCCGGTCTCGTCGAGCGCATCGGCGAGGGCACGGGCGTTGCGACCCACACGCTCACGGCGGCCGCCCTCGCCGCCCCCGACGTTCCGGCACCCACGGTGACGGATGCCACGTACACGATCGAGCGCGAGATCCCCGATCACACCGCGGGCTTCGCCGTCATGCTCGACGCCTTCGCCGCGCACGGGCCTTCGCTGGACGAGCACGCCCCGGTCGCGGTCGGGCACCGCGTCGTGCACGGAGGTGCGCGCTTCTTCGCGCCCACCGTGGTGACCCCCCTCGTCGAGATCAACATCGACGAGCTCTCCGTGCTGGCACCCCTCCACAACCCCGCGAACCTCGCCGGGATCGTCGCGGCGAAGAAGGCGTTCCCCGACGTGCCGCACGTGGCCGTGTTCGACACGGCCTTCCACCAGTCGCTCGCACCCGAGGCGTACACCTACGCCATCGACCGCGAGGTCGCCGAGGCCCACCGCATCCGTCGGTACGGCTTCCATGGCACCAGCCACAAGTTCGTCAGCGAGGCCGCGGCCGCCTTCGTGGGTCGCCCGCTCGCCGAGCTGAAGCAGATCGTGTTCCACCTCGGCAACGGGGCCTCGGTCGCCGCGATCGAGGGCGGCCGATCGGTCGACACGTCGATGGGTCTCACCCCGCTCGAGGGCCTCGTCATGGGCACGCGCTCGGGCGACCTCGACCCCGCGGTGCTGCTGCAGTTGGCGCGTCGCGCCGACATGTCGACCGCCGACCTCGACACGCTCCTCAACAAGCGCTCGGGCCTGCTCGGCATCGCGGGGGTGTCCGACATGCGCGACATCCAGCAGCGACGCGAGGCGGGGGACCCCGCGGCGCGCCTCGCCTTCGACGTCTACATCCACCGCCTGCGCGCGTACGCGGGCGCCTACCTCGCGCAGTTGAACGGGGTCGACGTGATCTCGTTCACCGCGGGCGTGGGCGAGAACGCCGCCGCCGTGCGGGCCGAGGCCATGGCGACCCTCGGATTCGCCGGGGTCGAGATCGACGCCGAGCGCAACGCGACGCGCGGTCGCGGCATCCGGCGCATCTCCACCGACGCCTCGCGCGTCGAGGTGCTCGTCGTGCCCACCGATGAGGAGCTCGAGATCGCACGTCAGACGCTGTCCGTCGCGAGCTGA